In uncultured Methanobacterium sp., a genomic segment contains:
- a CDS encoding hemerythrin domain-containing protein, with amino-acid sequence MSNENPPNVGEDYIRFHKVMTRGLALSIQNVDSFLNSGELETQHRDGFLKYVQTFSSVLNGHHLVEDEKIFPYFMDKLPEVPYQRLISEHNIFKSGLQEINSGLDSLKVENDEMKSLQLLKSGLGKIDQKWHEHIQIENTQLYGRVGSLKIDSEEMMRIQKEFVEFFQEYAGPEYLLGPFVLYNLSPEDRAIAAQGLPEIVTKQLIPIEWKGKWAPMQPFLLE; translated from the coding sequence ATGTCTAATGAAAATCCGCCCAACGTAGGGGAGGACTATATCCGTTTTCACAAGGTTATGACTCGTGGCCTGGCTTTGTCCATTCAGAATGTTGATAGTTTTTTAAATAGCGGTGAATTAGAAACACAACATCGTGATGGTTTCCTTAAATATGTTCAGACCTTTTCATCAGTCCTTAATGGACATCATCTGGTTGAAGATGAGAAGATATTCCCTTACTTCATGGACAAATTACCTGAAGTACCATACCAACGATTGATATCGGAACACAATATATTTAAAAGCGGATTGCAGGAAATAAACAGCGGGCTTGACAGTTTAAAGGTAGAAAATGACGAAATGAAGTCACTCCAACTTCTAAAATCAGGTTTAGGTAAAATAGATCAAAAATGGCACGAACATATACAGATTGAGAATACGCAGTTATACGGGCGAGTAGGAAGTTTGAAAATTGACTCTGAAGAGATGATGAGAATACAAAAGGAGTTTGTAGAGTTTTTTCAGGAGTACGCTGGTCCTGAATATTTGTTGGGACCCTTTGTGTTATACAACTTATCTCCTGAAGACCGTGCCATAGCAGCCCAAGGATTACCGGAGATAGTAACAAAACAACTTATACCCATTGAATGGAAAGGCAAATGGGCACCAATGCAGCCATTTCTACTTGAATAA